A window from Cryobacterium sp. PAMC25264 encodes these proteins:
- a CDS encoding N-acetylglucosamine kinase codes for MSAPASSLTIDAGQTGIRARLHSATGEAVQFQFGGIRTDSALVPQLGDVVAQVASTTDEPIFTVSAGISGFSKAETDPAELRAAGASHGVHEVFLAHDSVTSYLGALGDELGVVVAAGTGVVTLAVGSTEVARIDGWGNLIGDAGSGYWIGRAALDAVMRAYDGRGPATALSAVMRHDFPNIEMAYLDLQADPLRVSRIAAYARRVTELTATDAVAARICDDAAAELVLSAATGLRRVGQADRPDPVVCGIGGVLRTPEIAVRFERGLRSIWPQVDIRPPGANALDGAEYLPRLAPTSALRDRLATSIG; via the coding sequence ATGAGCGCCCCCGCCAGCTCCCTCACCATCGACGCCGGACAGACCGGTATCCGGGCCCGGCTGCACAGCGCCACCGGTGAGGCCGTCCAGTTCCAGTTCGGCGGCATCCGCACCGACAGCGCCCTGGTCCCGCAGCTCGGCGACGTCGTCGCCCAGGTCGCCTCGACGACGGACGAACCGATCTTCACCGTCAGCGCGGGCATCTCGGGATTCTCGAAGGCCGAGACCGACCCGGCCGAGCTGCGGGCAGCGGGCGCGAGCCACGGGGTGCACGAGGTGTTCCTCGCGCACGACTCCGTCACCAGCTACCTCGGCGCCCTCGGCGACGAGCTCGGCGTGGTGGTCGCCGCGGGCACCGGCGTCGTCACCCTGGCGGTAGGCTCGACGGAGGTGGCCAGGATCGACGGCTGGGGCAACCTGATCGGCGACGCCGGCAGCGGTTACTGGATCGGCCGGGCGGCGCTGGATGCCGTGATGCGCGCCTACGACGGGCGCGGGCCGGCCACGGCGTTGAGCGCCGTGATGCGGCACGACTTTCCCAACATTGAGATGGCCTACCTCGATCTGCAGGCCGATCCGCTGCGGGTCAGCCGCATCGCCGCCTACGCCCGGCGGGTCACCGAACTGACGGCGACGGATGCCGTTGCCGCGCGTATCTGCGACGACGCGGCTGCCGAGCTGGTGCTCTCGGCCGCCACCGGGCTGCGCCGGGTGGGCCAGGCCGACCGCCCCGACCCCGTGGTGTGCGGGATCGGCGGGGTGCTGCGCACGCCGGAGATCGCGGTCCGGTTCGAACGGGGGCTGCGAAGCATCTGGCCGCAGGTGGACATCCGACCGCCGGGCGCCAACGCCCTCGACGGTGCCGAGTACCTGCCGCGGCTGGCTCCGACCAGCGCCCTGCGCGACCGCCTGGCCACCTCGATCGGTTGA
- a CDS encoding 1,4-beta-xylanase, whose product MTWGWTGVRGEWATAAAADSMRLMADLGVNWTAVAYAAVQDTAQSEEIPFGEAPTVTDDEVRWAIREAKSHGLQVCLKPVVNCADGTWRAYIGFFDWEVPGEPGWTEWFRSYTAFILHAARLAEEEGAEMLCIGCEMVRADSQDARWRTLIALVREVYSGLVTYNCDKFQEDHVTWWDAVNVITSSGYYPIGSWDLELDRIERVVTASGKPFFFMEAGCPSRTGSPAKPNDWSLSGGPSGAEQLRYYEDMFAATDRREWMRGFMLWDWPATLYPADAAAQNDDYCVYGKPAAAFLARTYRALTPPAPAARTDHP is encoded by the coding sequence ATGACCTGGGGCTGGACCGGCGTGCGCGGAGAATGGGCGACCGCCGCGGCCGCCGACTCGATGCGGCTCATGGCCGACCTCGGCGTCAACTGGACAGCGGTGGCCTACGCGGCCGTACAGGACACCGCCCAGTCGGAGGAGATCCCGTTCGGCGAGGCACCCACGGTCACCGACGACGAGGTGCGCTGGGCCATCAGAGAGGCTAAGTCCCACGGGCTGCAGGTCTGCCTGAAGCCCGTGGTGAACTGCGCCGACGGCACCTGGCGCGCCTACATCGGATTCTTCGACTGGGAGGTTCCCGGTGAACCGGGCTGGACCGAGTGGTTCCGGTCGTACACGGCGTTCATCCTGCACGCGGCCCGGCTCGCCGAGGAGGAGGGCGCCGAGATGCTCTGCATCGGCTGCGAGATGGTACGCGCCGACAGCCAGGACGCCCGCTGGCGCACGCTCATCGCCCTGGTGCGCGAGGTGTACAGCGGCCTGGTGACCTACAACTGCGACAAGTTCCAGGAGGACCACGTCACCTGGTGGGACGCCGTGAACGTCATCACATCCAGCGGGTATTACCCGATCGGGAGCTGGGACCTGGAGCTGGACCGGATCGAGCGGGTGGTCACCGCCAGCGGCAAGCCGTTCTTCTTCATGGAGGCGGGGTGCCCGAGCCGCACCGGCTCGCCTGCCAAGCCCAACGACTGGTCCCTGTCTGGTGGACCGTCCGGCGCCGAGCAGCTGCGCTACTACGAGGACATGTTCGCGGCCACCGATCGGCGAGAATGGATGCGCGGCTTCATGCTCTGGGACTGGCCCGCCACCCTGTACCCGGCAGACGCCGCGGCGCAGAATGACGACTACTGTGTCTACGGCAAACCGGCCGCGGCGTTCCTGGCCCGCACATACCGGGCCCTCACTCCCCCCGCACCAGCTGCAAGAACGGACCACCCATGA
- a CDS encoding glycoside hydrolase family 2 protein, with product MSGNTMPISSLPTHTPAVRLLDADWSLTALTGPAPAHIRRLTVPATVPGSVHTDLLAADLIPDPYLDGNEQLLSWIGLTDWRYSTTFSWNPAGADRSELVFAGLDTIAEIELNGVLLGTTRNMHRSYTFDVGSRLKAGLNELVVVFRSPVKAADAASLELGYRPHVNHHPYNAIRKMACSFGWDWGIDTSTSGLWKPVSLVSWSTARLTAVRPIATVQTTTVQTAAGDTSSHSAGTVDVHVDISRATDAPVSLTASVAGVSRTLELPAGATSATVSLEVPEVDLWWPTGYGEHPLYDVVVTVHDADTAGELDRSRTRVGFRTVEFDTTPDAAGTPFTLVINGQSVFVRGANWIPDDAFPHRIDRARYQRRLEQAEFAQINLIRVWGGGIFESDDFFDLCDEKGMLTWQDFLLACAAYAEEAPLGDEIEAEARENVARLAAHPSLVVLNGNNENLWGFEEWNWKLRLDGKTWGAGFYYDVFPAIVAELAPHIGYTPGSPFSPVAGSVQNDLHPNDPEHGTMHIWDLWNQRDYPDYRDYAPRFVAEFGWQGPPTWSTLTESIHDEPLTPESPGMLVHQKAMEGNVKLTDGLLPHLPLPNEIGDWHWAMSLNQATAISTAIEHFRSLAPHCMGSIVWQLNDCWPVTSWAAVDGYGRPKPLLYAIKHAYADRLITVQPRGDGLAVIAVNDSAEPWSGQLRVRRYTDAGVVLAEHAEQVTLPARSNVTVPLPASVSATTDAAAELLRAELGGVRGHWFFTEARDSTLSDSAPEVLAERTSTGYTVRVTAASLTRDLALLVDTVDPDALVDDMLVTLLPGESVLFTIASVLDVDPAAFTAPTVLRSTNQLVRP from the coding sequence ATGTCTGGAAACACCATGCCGATCTCGTCACTGCCCACCCACACCCCCGCCGTCCGACTCCTCGACGCCGACTGGAGCCTCACGGCCCTGACTGGGCCGGCGCCGGCGCACATCCGCCGGCTCACAGTACCGGCCACCGTGCCCGGCTCGGTGCACACCGACCTGCTGGCCGCCGACCTCATCCCCGATCCCTACCTCGACGGCAACGAGCAGCTCCTCTCCTGGATCGGCCTGACCGACTGGCGCTACAGCACCACCTTCTCCTGGAACCCGGCCGGAGCCGACCGCTCTGAACTGGTCTTCGCCGGCCTGGACACCATCGCCGAGATCGAACTCAACGGGGTTCTGCTCGGCACCACCCGTAATATGCACCGCAGCTACACCTTCGACGTCGGCTCCAGGCTCAAGGCCGGTCTCAACGAACTCGTGGTCGTGTTCCGGTCCCCCGTCAAGGCCGCGGATGCCGCCAGCCTCGAACTCGGGTACCGCCCGCACGTCAACCACCACCCGTACAACGCCATCCGCAAGATGGCGTGCAGTTTCGGCTGGGACTGGGGCATCGACACCTCCACCTCCGGCCTGTGGAAGCCGGTGTCGCTGGTGAGCTGGTCGACGGCCCGCCTGACCGCCGTGCGTCCCATCGCCACCGTTCAGACCACCACCGTGCAGACCGCGGCCGGAGACACCTCCAGCCACAGCGCCGGAACCGTCGATGTGCACGTGGACATCAGCCGGGCTACGGATGCGCCCGTGAGTCTCACCGCCTCCGTCGCCGGGGTCAGCCGCACACTCGAACTCCCCGCGGGCGCCACCAGCGCCACGGTGTCCCTCGAGGTCCCCGAGGTCGATCTGTGGTGGCCGACCGGGTACGGCGAGCACCCGCTCTACGACGTCGTCGTCACCGTGCACGACGCCGACACGGCCGGCGAACTCGATCGTTCCCGCACCCGTGTGGGCTTCCGCACCGTGGAATTCGACACCACGCCCGACGCCGCGGGCACCCCGTTCACCCTGGTGATCAATGGCCAGAGCGTCTTCGTGCGGGGCGCCAACTGGATCCCCGACGACGCCTTCCCGCACCGGATCGACCGGGCTCGCTATCAGCGGCGGCTCGAGCAGGCCGAGTTCGCCCAGATCAACCTGATCCGGGTCTGGGGCGGCGGCATCTTCGAGAGCGACGATTTCTTCGACCTCTGCGACGAGAAGGGCATGCTCACCTGGCAGGACTTCCTGCTGGCCTGCGCCGCCTACGCCGAGGAGGCGCCGCTCGGCGACGAGATCGAGGCGGAGGCCCGGGAGAACGTCGCCCGGCTGGCCGCGCATCCGTCGCTGGTCGTGCTCAACGGCAACAACGAGAACCTCTGGGGGTTCGAGGAGTGGAACTGGAAGCTGCGCCTGGACGGCAAGACCTGGGGTGCCGGTTTCTACTACGACGTGTTCCCTGCGATCGTCGCCGAGCTCGCGCCGCACATCGGCTACACGCCCGGCAGCCCGTTCTCGCCCGTCGCCGGGAGTGTCCAGAACGACCTGCACCCCAACGACCCCGAGCACGGCACCATGCATATCTGGGACCTGTGGAACCAGCGCGACTACCCCGACTACCGCGACTACGCGCCCCGCTTCGTCGCCGAGTTCGGCTGGCAGGGACCGCCCACCTGGTCGACGCTCACCGAGTCGATCCACGACGAACCGCTCACCCCGGAGTCGCCCGGCATGCTCGTGCACCAGAAGGCCATGGAGGGCAACGTCAAGCTCACCGACGGCCTGCTGCCGCACCTGCCGCTGCCGAACGAGATCGGCGACTGGCACTGGGCGATGTCGCTGAACCAGGCCACCGCGATCAGTACGGCCATCGAGCACTTCCGTTCCCTGGCCCCGCACTGCATGGGCAGCATCGTCTGGCAGCTCAACGACTGCTGGCCGGTCACCTCCTGGGCCGCCGTCGACGGGTATGGCCGGCCGAAGCCACTGCTCTACGCGATCAAGCACGCCTACGCCGACCGACTGATCACGGTGCAACCCCGGGGCGACGGCCTGGCGGTCATCGCGGTCAACGACTCCGCCGAACCCTGGAGCGGGCAGCTCCGGGTGCGGCGGTACACAGACGCGGGCGTCGTCCTGGCCGAGCACGCCGAGCAGGTAACGCTGCCGGCGCGGTCGAACGTGACCGTGCCGCTGCCCGCATCCGTGTCCGCGACAACGGATGCGGCAGCGGAGCTCCTCCGCGCCGAACTCGGCGGCGTGCGGGGGCACTGGTTCTTCACCGAGGCCCGCGACAGCACGCTTTCGGACTCCGCTCCCGAGGTGCTGGCCGAGCGCACCTCGACCGGGTACACCGTGCGGGTCACCGCGGCCTCCCTCACCCGCGACCTGGCCCTGCTGGTGGACACCGTCGACCCCGATGCGCTTGTGGACGACATGCTCGTCACCCTGCTGCCCGGCGAGAGCGTGCTCTTCACGATCGCCTCGGTACTCGACGTGGACCCCGCGGCCTTCACCGCCCCCACCGTGCTGCGCAGCACCAACCAGTTGGTGCGGCCGTGA